TGAGGGCGTTTTGTGTTTAGGGGATGGGATGACCGCTGGGCCAGGGAGGTTGTTTTCCATGGCATCCCGGGCCGACTCCAGTCCCAGGGTTCGAAGGTAACGTTCTGTCGTCGTGGGGCTTTTGTGGCGAAGAATGCCCTG
The sequence above is a segment of the Desulfobacteraceae bacterium genome. Coding sequences within it:
- a CDS encoding tyrosine-type recombinase/integrase → MRRLYKAAIVKAFEFHSIRHLTASIRFVAGEPLWKIQGILRHKSPTTTERYLRTLGLESARDAMENNLPGPAVIPSPKHKTPSEEAL